The following are from one region of the Cystobacter ferrugineus genome:
- a CDS encoding chemotaxis protein CheW — translation MVGDESRGKIDYTALRRKLDEAQAVLEGAQVLSPERRREVLAERARILAESRQEERRETLSVLAFRVGGERYAVPIEAVDHVLEARGLCPLPGAPRHVLGALVSRSRVVPVLDLRQVLGLEGGGMSDLARVVVVEVAEEFFGMAVEEVDGRQELPRVDLSQPPPGPFTWLTRNRLMVLDLVQLSDPSVAGRG, via the coding sequence ATGGTCGGCGACGAGTCACGCGGGAAGATCGACTACACGGCGCTGCGCCGCAAGCTGGACGAGGCGCAGGCGGTGCTCGAGGGCGCCCAGGTGCTCAGTCCGGAGCGCCGCCGTGAGGTGCTCGCCGAGCGCGCGCGCATCCTGGCCGAGTCACGCCAGGAGGAGCGCCGCGAGACGTTATCGGTGCTCGCCTTCCGCGTGGGCGGCGAGCGCTATGCCGTACCCATCGAAGCGGTGGATCACGTGCTGGAGGCCCGGGGCCTGTGTCCCTTGCCAGGGGCTCCGCGCCACGTGCTCGGAGCGCTGGTGTCTCGCTCGCGCGTGGTGCCGGTGCTGGACTTGCGGCAGGTGCTGGGTCTGGAAGGGGGCGGCATGTCGGACCTGGCGCGCGTGGTGGTGGTGGAAGTGGCCGAGGAGTTCTTCGGAATGGCGGTGGAGGAGGTGGATGGACGGCAGGAACTGCCCCGCGTGGACCTGTCCCAGCCGCCGCCGGGTCCCTTCACCTGGCTCACGCGCAACCGGTTGATGGTGCTCGATCTCGTGCAACTGAGCGATCCGTCCGTGGCGGGCCGGGGATAG
- a CDS encoding response regulator codes for MKVLIVEDTKTITNLIQVYLMGWGLEFFEAGNGVQGLARAREVKPDLIISDVQMPEMDGFALCAAVRADPILFSTPFVMLTSLKDDASRQRGRLVGASAFLNKPVAVDDLREKVRSILKLPASKY; via the coding sequence ATGAAGGTGCTTATCGTCGAGGACACGAAGACCATCACCAACCTCATCCAGGTCTACCTGATGGGGTGGGGGCTGGAGTTCTTCGAAGCGGGTAATGGCGTCCAGGGGCTGGCCCGCGCCCGGGAGGTGAAGCCGGATCTGATCATCTCCGATGTGCAGATGCCGGAGATGGATGGTTTCGCGCTGTGCGCGGCGGTGAGGGCGGATCCCATCCTCTTCTCCACGCCCTTCGTGATGCTCACGTCGCTCAAGGACGACGCGAGCCGGCAGCGGGGCCGGCTCGTGGGCGCGAGCGCCTTTCTCAACAAGCCCGTGGCGGTGGATGACCTGCGCGAGAAGGTGCGCAGCATCCTGAAGTTGCCCGCCAGCAAGTACTGA
- a CDS encoding tripartite tricarboxylate transporter permease: protein MQADLLNQLLVAAGMGLLGAVVFAAIGLISGTDETTTLAPPTLLVALLGVPPVGVFTFFLAGAVAKHMTHAVPTALLGIPGDTTAIPLLQDANTLRNLGVPHIALRKMVSGGILAAFLAVPLAVSFAVLLAPFSDIISKSAPWIFVTAAVLIAYLSGGRWASVVTLVPFVLVIVALQAFTASRGVKLSVSYFLGIAIGPLVADLFSVLSPLEGPRMRRDRVRTFSLAPDVKSWSGYFPNPFKVLDATQVRWTLAAAAVSSATFVFSPVAMTVVMGEAVGSRIKHAYHRLTTVLAARNGVTEATYIAEVLIPLIAFGLPLSPVAAGPAAPLFNAPPRFTVDTATGQTHNLHDLLSHWEFLGYGMLSVVLAALVSYPFAMNHARRAALFVSRKVSHEAIIATFVGLIIVISVWEGQFLGLLVILTMGLLGGLLSRTLGFNTGVQFMGYYTAVLTVPALLKLFT from the coding sequence GTGCAAGCAGACCTCCTGAATCAGCTCCTGGTCGCCGCGGGCATGGGGCTGCTCGGTGCGGTGGTGTTCGCCGCCATCGGATTGATCTCCGGTACCGACGAGACGACGACGCTCGCGCCGCCGACCCTGCTGGTCGCGCTGCTGGGCGTGCCGCCCGTGGGCGTCTTCACCTTCTTCCTCGCCGGAGCGGTCGCCAAGCACATGACGCATGCGGTCCCCACCGCACTGCTCGGCATTCCCGGCGACACCACCGCCATTCCCCTGCTGCAGGACGCCAACACCCTGCGCAACCTCGGCGTGCCGCACATCGCGCTGCGCAAGATGGTGTCTGGCGGCATCCTCGCCGCGTTCCTGGCGGTGCCGCTGGCGGTGTCGTTCGCCGTTCTGCTCGCGCCCTTCAGCGACATCATCTCGAAGTCGGCGCCGTGGATCTTCGTGACGGCCGCGGTGCTGATCGCCTACCTGTCTGGTGGCCGTTGGGCCTCCGTGGTCACGCTGGTGCCCTTCGTGCTCGTCATCGTGGCACTGCAAGCCTTCACGGCCAGCCGCGGCGTCAAGCTCAGCGTGAGCTACTTCCTCGGAATCGCCATCGGCCCGCTGGTGGCCGATCTGTTCTCGGTGCTCTCTCCGCTCGAGGGGCCGCGCATGCGGCGCGACCGCGTCCGGACGTTCTCGCTGGCGCCGGACGTGAAGAGCTGGTCGGGTTATTTCCCCAACCCGTTCAAGGTGCTCGATGCCACCCAGGTCCGCTGGACGCTCGCCGCCGCGGCGGTGTCGAGCGCCACGTTCGTGTTCAGCCCGGTGGCCATGACGGTGGTGATGGGCGAGGCCGTGGGCTCGCGCATCAAGCATGCGTATCACCGGCTGACCACCGTGCTGGCCGCGCGCAATGGGGTGACCGAGGCGACCTACATCGCCGAAGTGCTGATTCCGCTGATCGCTTTTGGTCTGCCCTTGAGTCCGGTGGCCGCCGGCCCGGCGGCGCCGCTGTTCAACGCGCCTCCGCGTTTCACGGTGGATACCGCCACCGGGCAGACACACAACCTGCACGACCTGCTCAGTCACTGGGAGTTTCTTGGCTACGGCATGCTGTCCGTGGTGCTGGCGGCGCTGGTGTCGTACCCGTTCGCCATGAACCATGCGCGGCGGGCGGCGCTGTTCGTCTCGCGCAAGGTGAGCCACGAGGCCATCATCGCCACCTTCGTCGGTCTGATCATCGTCATCAGCGTCTGGGAAGGTCAGTTCCTGGGGCTTCTGGTGATCCTGACGATGGGACTGCTCGGCGGGTTGTTGTCGCGCACCCTCGGGTTCAACACGGGCGTGCAGTTCATGGGCTACTACACCGCGGTGCTCACCGTGCCCGCGCTGCTCAAGCTGTTCACGTGA
- a CDS encoding TetR/AcrR family transcriptional regulator, with translation MRSLPRSRLQVQKATLPATVPDGTRRRVLETALRLFASQGFHGTSIRDVARALEFQPSALYAHFPSKEHILAELVQLGHEAHHQALRTALLSAGSEPEAQVRALIRAHTVMHATHPQLSVVVNEESHALPPELAAPAMALRNQSAAFLLEVIERGVAMGRFSPPHAVATAAAISAMGVRIPYWYEPDGTLDVDTLADVHAELALRMLGGR, from the coding sequence ATGCGCTCCCTTCCCCGGTCACGGCTACAGGTCCAGAAGGCGACCCTGCCCGCGACGGTGCCCGATGGCACCCGGCGGCGGGTGTTGGAGACGGCCCTCCGGCTCTTCGCGAGTCAGGGGTTTCATGGCACGTCGATCCGGGATGTCGCGAGGGCGCTGGAGTTCCAGCCGAGCGCGCTCTATGCGCACTTCCCCTCCAAGGAGCACATCCTCGCGGAACTCGTCCAGCTCGGCCACGAGGCGCACCACCAGGCGCTCCGCACAGCATTGCTGAGCGCGGGCAGCGAACCGGAGGCACAGGTACGAGCGCTCATCCGGGCCCACACCGTCATGCATGCGACCCACCCGCAGTTGTCGGTCGTGGTGAATGAGGAGAGCCACGCACTGCCACCCGAACTCGCCGCACCGGCGATGGCGCTGCGAAACCAATCCGCCGCCTTCCTGCTCGAGGTAATCGAACGGGGTGTGGCGATGGGACGGTTCTCACCTCCCCACGCGGTCGCAACCGCGGCGGCGATCTCCGCGATGGGGGTGCGCATCCCGTACTGGTACGAGCCAGATGGCACGCTCGATGTCGACACCCTCGCCGATGTCCACGCCGAGCTGGCGCTCCGCATGCTGGGAGGACGCTGA
- a CDS encoding hybrid sensor histidine kinase/response regulator, protein MDPRVLRSLWPIFAAETREQLQTIGTAVLGLEQGTAEQAAEQLTALKREVHSLKGSAASLGLSDIEQLVHAIEDGLARCSPGHVPPPGLVDSTLRSLSAIEAALNRGDAGEPPTIEGLAGLLAGLGRGGFVPPTETKTRVSAHFRRDGLQTLEKLESALGRLCSPGLEDRPGAVWEAVGLAELLKAAANTAGITAVESLASSIRAGFARMEEAGVGASVAASDIAGALVQLRGSLEALAEEAAPEPASVPVEPEVTARSAAGRRQPDMDRAVRVSVRTLDSLALQVEQLAAGRAQQLRRAEAHRELMEQTNHALLQLERAAQQLALSGNGGGALESLRAGVGQVRGVQKRLLQLSKDTHREGEQLALVAQVVRDDLRDLRMVPASQMIEPLKRTVRELATRLGKDVELVLAGGDVRIDRRIVDVLKDPLQHLVRNALDHGLESTSERVAAGKSPRGMLSVRVEPRGTRLAVVVEDDGAGLSPENVRATAVRRGLLSEAEAAKLTDMQAARLIFEPGFSTREQVTETSGRGVGLDVVQSTATRLQGAVDVSFAPGEGTRFTIDLPLILAGALGLLVRAGTSVVAIPSDAVERVLRLMPADVGTVAGHVVARVEDEQLPFHALSTSIHMPRLPLAIESGKPQTAMVLALGGVRAVFAIDAVVGQQEIVVRSLGPHLRGVAHLAGAAVLDDGSVVPVLNAPELLRVAAAPVVLRAATETRRPHILVCDDALTTRFAIKSLLEIAGYSVVTAGDGQEALGILERTPCQLVVSDWQMPRLDGIGLTRRIRAHPKLSNIPVILCTSLDSPQERAAGLEAGADGYLVKREVERGKLLDLVRQLLPTSV, encoded by the coding sequence ATGGACCCCCGGGTACTGCGCAGTCTCTGGCCCATCTTCGCCGCGGAAACGCGCGAACAGCTCCAGACCATCGGCACGGCGGTGCTCGGGCTGGAGCAGGGCACGGCCGAACAGGCCGCCGAGCAGCTCACCGCCCTCAAGCGGGAGGTGCACAGCCTGAAGGGGTCCGCGGCCAGCCTGGGCCTGTCGGACATCGAGCAGTTGGTGCACGCCATCGAGGACGGGCTGGCGCGCTGCTCTCCGGGCCACGTGCCGCCGCCGGGCCTAGTGGACTCCACCCTGCGCAGCCTGTCGGCCATCGAGGCCGCGCTCAACCGGGGCGACGCGGGCGAGCCGCCCACCATCGAGGGGCTCGCCGGGCTCCTGGCGGGGCTCGGCCGGGGTGGCTTCGTGCCGCCCACGGAGACGAAGACGCGGGTGTCGGCGCACTTCCGGCGTGACGGGCTGCAGACGCTCGAGAAGCTGGAGTCGGCGCTGGGCCGGCTGTGCTCGCCCGGGCTGGAGGATCGTCCCGGCGCCGTCTGGGAGGCGGTGGGGCTCGCCGAGCTGCTCAAGGCCGCGGCCAACACCGCCGGCATCACCGCCGTGGAGTCCCTGGCGAGCTCCATCCGCGCCGGCTTCGCGCGCATGGAGGAGGCGGGAGTCGGCGCCAGCGTGGCGGCCTCGGACATCGCCGGGGCGCTGGTGCAGTTGCGCGGCTCGCTGGAGGCGCTCGCGGAGGAGGCGGCCCCCGAGCCCGCCTCGGTCCCGGTGGAGCCCGAGGTGACGGCGCGCTCGGCGGCCGGCCGGCGCCAGCCGGACATGGACCGGGCGGTGCGCGTGTCGGTGCGCACGCTCGACTCGCTGGCCCTACAGGTGGAGCAGCTCGCGGCGGGCCGCGCCCAGCAGTTGCGCCGCGCGGAGGCCCACCGCGAGCTGATGGAACAGACCAACCACGCCCTGCTGCAACTGGAGCGCGCGGCTCAGCAGCTCGCGCTGTCCGGCAACGGGGGTGGGGCGCTGGAGTCGCTGCGCGCCGGCGTGGGCCAGGTGCGTGGGGTGCAGAAGCGCCTGTTGCAGCTCTCCAAGGACACGCACCGCGAGGGCGAGCAGCTCGCGCTGGTGGCCCAGGTGGTGCGTGATGACCTGAGGGATCTGCGCATGGTGCCCGCGTCGCAGATGATCGAGCCGCTCAAGCGCACGGTGCGCGAGCTGGCCACGCGGCTGGGCAAGGACGTGGAGCTGGTGCTCGCCGGAGGGGACGTGCGCATCGACCGGCGCATCGTGGACGTGCTGAAGGATCCCCTCCAGCACCTGGTGCGCAACGCCCTGGACCACGGCCTGGAGTCCACCTCCGAGCGCGTGGCCGCGGGCAAGTCTCCCCGCGGCATGCTGTCCGTCCGGGTGGAGCCGCGGGGCACGCGCCTGGCGGTGGTGGTGGAGGATGACGGCGCGGGCCTGTCCCCGGAGAACGTGCGTGCCACGGCGGTGCGGCGCGGGCTGCTCAGCGAGGCCGAGGCCGCCAAGCTCACCGACATGCAGGCCGCGCGGCTCATCTTCGAGCCGGGTTTCTCCACCCGAGAGCAGGTGACGGAGACGTCGGGCCGGGGCGTGGGCCTGGACGTGGTGCAGAGCACGGCCACGCGGCTGCAGGGCGCGGTGGACGTCTCCTTTGCCCCGGGAGAGGGCACGCGCTTCACCATCGATCTGCCCCTCATCCTCGCGGGCGCGCTGGGGCTGCTGGTGCGTGCCGGCACGTCGGTGGTGGCCATTCCCTCGGATGCGGTGGAGCGCGTCCTGCGGTTGATGCCCGCGGACGTGGGCACGGTGGCCGGACACGTGGTGGCGCGAGTGGAGGACGAGCAGTTGCCCTTCCACGCGCTCTCCACGTCCATCCACATGCCGCGGCTGCCCCTGGCCATCGAGTCCGGCAAGCCGCAGACGGCGATGGTGCTGGCGCTCGGCGGGGTGCGCGCGGTGTTCGCCATCGACGCGGTGGTGGGCCAACAGGAGATCGTGGTGCGCTCGCTGGGTCCGCACCTGCGCGGCGTGGCGCACCTGGCCGGAGCGGCCGTGCTGGACGACGGCAGCGTGGTGCCCGTGCTCAACGCGCCCGAGTTGTTGCGCGTCGCCGCCGCGCCCGTGGTGCTGCGCGCCGCCACCGAGACGCGCCGCCCGCACATCCTCGTGTGCGACGACGCGCTCACCACGCGCTTCGCCATCAAGTCGCTCCTGGAGATCGCCGGCTACTCGGTGGTGACGGCTGGCGACGGACAGGAGGCGCTGGGCATTCTCGAGCGCACGCCCTGCCAGCTCGTGGTGAGTGACTGGCAGATGCCCCGGTTGGACGGCATCGGCCTCACCCGGCGCATCCGCGCCCATCCCAAGCTGTCCAACATCCCCGTCATCCTGTGCACCTCCCTGGACAGTCCCCAGGAGCGTGCCGCCGGCCTGGAGGCGGGCGCGGACGGCTACCTCGTCAAGCGCGAGGTGGAACGTGGCAAGCTGTTGGACCTGGTGCGCCAGCTCCTGCCTACGAGCGTGTAG
- a CDS encoding extracellular catalytic domain type 1 short-chain-length polyhydroxyalkanoate depolymerase, with product MKRSHGAFVRTGALLLVLFALSGAPAHAGSWVSGYYTNPWGARGFQLWVPTGYQPGEALPLVVALHGCFQNPDQFAGLTRLNQKADAERFLVLYPNQAMISNGTQCWNFMIATNMERGMGEPSIIVGMVDWVKSHYAVDAHRVYVGGVSAGAVMSSILLACYSDVFAAGMVGAGAMYKAATTASGSAYAMIFGSIYHPDDRGRDAWACSGKPRRQVPVLVLHGSEDDVVNPINGEQAVRQFLQTNDYGDDGADNDSVPYRPTQVRYGDVPGGRRYTVKDYVYGGRLLVQKYELQGMGHAWPGGDPSYLFSDPSGPDATTFMWDFFKQHTR from the coding sequence ATGAAGCGGAGTCATGGCGCATTCGTGCGCACCGGTGCGTTGCTGCTCGTGCTCTTCGCGTTGTCCGGAGCCCCGGCCCATGCTGGCTCCTGGGTGAGTGGCTACTACACGAATCCCTGGGGAGCCCGAGGCTTCCAGCTCTGGGTCCCCACCGGCTATCAGCCGGGCGAGGCGCTGCCACTGGTGGTGGCACTGCATGGATGTTTCCAGAATCCCGATCAGTTCGCTGGCCTCACGCGTCTGAACCAGAAGGCGGACGCGGAGAGGTTCCTGGTCCTCTACCCGAACCAGGCGATGATCTCCAATGGCACACAATGTTGGAACTTCATGATCGCCACCAACATGGAGCGAGGCATGGGCGAGCCCTCCATCATCGTGGGCATGGTGGATTGGGTGAAAAGCCATTACGCGGTGGACGCGCACCGCGTGTATGTCGGGGGAGTCTCCGCCGGCGCGGTCATGAGCAGCATCCTGCTCGCCTGCTATTCGGATGTGTTCGCCGCCGGCATGGTGGGAGCGGGAGCGATGTACAAGGCGGCGACCACCGCCTCCGGCAGCGCCTACGCCATGATCTTCGGCAGCATCTACCACCCCGATGATCGTGGCCGGGACGCCTGGGCGTGCTCGGGCAAGCCGCGCAGGCAGGTCCCCGTGCTCGTCCTCCACGGGAGCGAGGACGATGTCGTCAACCCCATCAATGGTGAGCAGGCGGTCCGGCAATTCCTGCAGACCAATGACTATGGTGATGACGGTGCCGACAACGACAGCGTGCCCTACCGGCCCACCCAGGTCCGGTATGGCGACGTACCTGGTGGCCGCCGCTACACCGTCAAGGATTACGTCTACGGCGGGCGTCTGCTGGTCCAGAAGTACGAGCTGCAGGGCATGGGTCACGCCTGGCCCGGTGGCGATCCCTCCTATCTGTTCTCCGACCCCTCCGGTCCCGATGCCACCACCTTCATGTGGGACTTCTTCAAACAGCACACGCGCTGA
- a CDS encoding methyl-accepting chemotaxis protein yields MDGNGMRPLTIQRLDMRRLSLRTRIVAITAVSGALVIALLVAAFSLQMREALKAEFAKRAAAASLALANHLSTAAGAQDAQSLQRAATATLHDHPDMAYVVVRGPGGDMLAHDKVERLVSPALLPPVSPSTAPRELYVGGRPVLETSAPIVASRPGASPDSTERVGSVQVGLELSVLEGAVSRMVVHVLGLGVLTLAGCLVVVSVLCRMLIIPLERLARAAAGLAAGDLRQQIESSGIDEVGDLARSFATMAEMLTNLLKDLRSAAADMEREATNVLATSSQQSAMANEQASAIHETGATVAEIAQTSRQATSFADTVISGASRSDSLSAEGQKVVDESVAAMEKLSEQVKAIALAITDLNEQTLQIGDIITTVKDVAEQSNLLALNASIEAAKAGDQGRGFAVVAMEMRTLAEQSKMAANQVRALLGEVQKGTRAAVMATEEGSRRALAAMELAQSAGAAIKGLSDLIRDSSSAARQIAGNTRQQTIGVEQIAVAMNELTIAMQDNVEGTKRIEQVAGNLSNLSRRFSDLVGKYQL; encoded by the coding sequence ATGGACGGCAATGGCATGAGACCACTGACGATCCAGCGGCTGGACATGCGGCGGCTCAGTCTGCGCACGCGGATCGTGGCCATCACCGCGGTGTCGGGCGCGCTGGTCATCGCCCTGCTCGTGGCCGCCTTCTCGCTGCAGATGCGCGAGGCGCTCAAGGCGGAGTTCGCCAAGCGCGCCGCGGCGGCGAGTCTGGCGTTGGCCAATCACCTGTCGACCGCGGCCGGCGCACAGGACGCGCAGTCGCTGCAGCGCGCCGCGACCGCCACGCTGCACGACCATCCCGACATGGCCTATGTGGTGGTGCGTGGCCCCGGGGGCGACATGCTCGCCCACGACAAGGTGGAGCGCCTGGTGAGCCCGGCCCTGCTCCCGCCGGTGTCCCCGAGCACGGCGCCTCGTGAGCTGTACGTGGGCGGCCGGCCGGTGTTGGAGACCTCCGCGCCCATCGTCGCCTCGCGGCCCGGTGCCTCGCCGGACTCCACCGAGCGGGTGGGCTCGGTGCAGGTGGGTCTGGAGCTGAGCGTGCTGGAGGGGGCCGTGTCGCGCATGGTCGTGCACGTGCTCGGACTGGGCGTGCTGACGCTCGCCGGCTGCCTGGTGGTGGTGTCCGTGCTCTGCCGCATGCTCATCATCCCGCTGGAGCGCCTGGCGCGCGCGGCGGCCGGACTCGCCGCGGGGGACCTGCGCCAGCAGATCGAATCGAGCGGCATCGACGAGGTGGGCGACCTGGCGCGCAGCTTCGCCACCATGGCGGAGATGCTCACCAACCTGCTCAAGGACCTGCGCAGCGCCGCGGCGGACATGGAGCGCGAGGCCACCAACGTGCTGGCCACCTCCTCGCAGCAGTCCGCCATGGCCAACGAGCAGGCGTCCGCCATCCACGAGACGGGCGCCACCGTGGCGGAGATCGCCCAGACGTCCCGGCAGGCCACGTCCTTCGCGGACACCGTCATCTCGGGCGCCAGCCGCTCGGACTCGCTGAGCGCCGAGGGCCAGAAGGTCGTCGACGAGAGCGTGGCCGCCATGGAGAAGCTCAGCGAGCAGGTCAAGGCCATTGCCCTGGCCATCACCGACCTCAACGAGCAGACGCTGCAGATCGGCGACATCATCACCACGGTGAAGGACGTGGCCGAGCAGTCCAACCTGCTCGCGCTCAACGCCTCCATCGAGGCGGCCAAGGCGGGCGACCAGGGCCGCGGCTTCGCGGTGGTCGCCATGGAGATGCGCACGCTGGCCGAGCAGTCGAAGATGGCCGCCAACCAGGTGCGCGCCCTGCTCGGCGAGGTGCAGAAGGGCACCCGCGCCGCGGTGATGGCCACCGAGGAGGGCAGCCGCCGCGCCCTGGCCGCCATGGAGCTCGCCCAGAGCGCCGGCGCCGCCATCAAGGGCCTGTCCGACCTCATCCGCGACTCGTCGTCGGCCGCCCGGCAGATCGCCGGCAATACGCGCCAGCAGACCATCGGCGTCGAGCAGATCGCCGTCGCCATGAACGAATTGACCATTGCCATGCAGGACAACGTGGAGGGGACCAAACGCATCGAACAGGTGGCGGGCAATCTCTCCAACCTGTCCAGACGCTTCTCCGACCTCGTCGGGAAGTACCAACTATGA
- a CDS encoding BRCT domain-containing protein: MTARRAYGATPFNAPGEFAGLDFSPDSRLLRAILPGEDSSLLLSFDVARGTVAEQRELNGRWRVVHALPGGDVLVGWWGHIRRISSRGKAKWTLEGTQDLHLAAMSPDRSVFVSIEGSKALVRDASRTTVHHTLHEKDGNLHAVAFSADGTLLATGSSKGTVRLFDARTGKERAKRSSTKVLALAFSPTGKHLLVGHGNGKVGLWAVEDLKPVSRFVAHHTFEERGPAGCRWVAFSPDGKRAFSLGNEHLLRSWSVPDGDEGPVIHVPKRHAQGSVTALSPDGRWLATGSTSGALSVWSTKDGTSHGGGDAAPTPILGLALTPRAVVATSNDSCVRWELDTGKRTEIPAGFPPTDAKGLSSGLLVRLDYESIFVGKSLDAKAREAFQLSSYASGPLAISRDETLLAAPAQENVQVWVLKRGLLREELPHEEPVRACAFGPKDAWLATADSALHLWRLGKSSEVIRDISLDGDESDTIVRGLAVSPRGWIAVSVDSSDHNTDAESALLLVDPRSGETMSRLERREVRLGQVAFVEDTRVAVADSLGRLLLADVANPAKARWLEPEEEDVRPQSLEKEARPIAMLGDRVAYVGPDGSVVVESLKRKKAEKGEPFLLEAEAKPAATPRPQGLFEKRLAGARFLFAGRFKQTSPTFREQTVKALGGTVATRPDAQVTHLVLGEKASGTLADALKAKGATFTQLSEQVLIDMKEVKHDARTRWPRGFRPESR; encoded by the coding sequence ATGACCGCTCGACGTGCCTACGGTGCCACGCCCTTCAACGCCCCCGGGGAGTTCGCTGGGCTCGACTTCTCTCCGGACTCGCGCCTCCTGCGGGCCATCCTCCCCGGCGAGGACAGCTCCCTGCTGTTGTCCTTCGATGTGGCGCGCGGCACGGTGGCCGAGCAACGGGAACTCAACGGGCGCTGGCGGGTGGTCCACGCGCTACCCGGTGGCGACGTCCTGGTCGGATGGTGGGGGCACATCCGCCGGATCTCCTCCCGTGGGAAGGCGAAGTGGACGCTCGAGGGAACGCAGGACCTCCACCTGGCCGCGATGAGCCCGGACCGCTCCGTGTTCGTCAGCATCGAAGGATCCAAGGCGCTGGTCCGTGACGCCAGCCGCACCACCGTGCACCACACCCTCCACGAGAAGGACGGGAACCTCCACGCCGTCGCATTCAGCGCGGATGGGACGCTGCTGGCGACCGGGTCGTCGAAGGGAACCGTCCGGCTGTTCGACGCGCGCACCGGCAAGGAGCGGGCGAAACGGAGCAGTACCAAGGTCCTCGCCCTCGCCTTCTCACCCACGGGGAAGCACCTGCTCGTCGGTCATGGCAACGGAAAGGTGGGACTGTGGGCCGTGGAGGATTTGAAGCCGGTATCGCGCTTCGTGGCCCATCACACGTTCGAGGAGAGAGGCCCCGCCGGTTGCCGCTGGGTCGCCTTCTCACCGGACGGCAAGCGCGCGTTCTCGCTTGGCAACGAGCACCTGCTGCGCTCGTGGAGCGTCCCGGACGGTGACGAGGGACCGGTCATCCACGTGCCCAAGCGGCACGCGCAGGGTTCGGTCACCGCGCTCTCTCCCGATGGCCGATGGCTCGCCACCGGCTCCACCTCGGGCGCGCTGAGCGTGTGGTCGACGAAGGATGGAACATCGCACGGAGGAGGGGACGCCGCGCCCACGCCGATTCTCGGCCTGGCTCTCACCCCGCGCGCGGTCGTGGCCACGTCGAACGACTCCTGCGTCCGCTGGGAACTCGACACCGGGAAGCGAACGGAGATTCCAGCCGGTTTCCCTCCCACGGACGCCAAGGGCCTTTCGTCGGGCCTGCTGGTGCGGCTCGACTACGAGTCCATCTTCGTCGGCAAGTCGCTCGACGCGAAGGCGCGCGAGGCCTTTCAGCTCTCCAGCTACGCCTCGGGTCCACTCGCGATCTCCCGGGACGAGACGCTGCTCGCCGCGCCGGCTCAGGAAAACGTCCAGGTATGGGTGTTGAAGCGTGGCCTGCTCCGGGAGGAGCTGCCACACGAGGAGCCAGTGAGGGCGTGTGCCTTCGGCCCGAAGGACGCGTGGCTGGCCACCGCGGACAGCGCACTGCACCTGTGGCGGCTGGGAAAGTCATCAGAGGTCATACGCGACATCTCCCTGGATGGTGATGAGTCGGACACCATCGTGCGAGGGCTGGCGGTCTCCCCGCGCGGCTGGATCGCGGTCAGCGTGGACAGCAGCGACCACAACACCGACGCGGAGAGCGCGCTGCTGCTGGTGGATCCACGCAGCGGTGAGACGATGAGCCGGCTCGAGCGTCGCGAGGTGCGGCTGGGGCAGGTGGCCTTCGTGGAGGACACGCGCGTCGCGGTGGCCGACTCGCTGGGGCGGCTGCTCCTCGCGGACGTGGCCAACCCGGCGAAGGCGCGCTGGCTCGAGCCAGAGGAGGAAGACGTCCGGCCCCAGTCTCTGGAGAAGGAGGCGCGGCCCATCGCGATGCTCGGCGATAGGGTGGCCTACGTGGGCCCGGACGGCAGCGTGGTCGTGGAGTCCCTGAAGAGGAAGAAGGCCGAGAAGGGCGAGCCCTTCCTGCTCGAGGCCGAGGCGAAGCCCGCCGCGACGCCCAGGCCCCAGGGGCTGTTCGAGAAACGCCTCGCCGGAGCGCGCTTCCTCTTCGCGGGCCGCTTCAAACAGACGAGCCCCACGTTCCGAGAGCAGACGGTGAAGGCGCTGGGCGGAACGGTCGCGACCCGGCCCGATGCCCAGGTCACCCACCTGGTGCTGGGCGAGAAGGCCTCGGGCACGCTGGCGGACGCATTGAAGGCCAAGGGAGCGACGTTCACGCAGCTCTCGGAGCAGGTGCTGATCGACATGAAGGAGGTGAAGCACGACGCGAGGACCCGGTGGCCCAGGGGCTTCCGGCCCGAGAGCCGCTGA